From Prochlorococcus sp. MIT 1223, the proteins below share one genomic window:
- the fldA gene encoding flavodoxin FldA: MTVGIYFATTTGKTEDIAERLHGLLDSADAPKDISDVDDLSEFGGHDGIICGIPTWNTGADSERSGTAWDSILEDIGELDLGGKKVAIFGLGDSSTYTENYCDAMEELHRYFKQAGATMVGYVSKGDYTFDESKSVVGEDFCGLPLDEDSESDMTDSRIATWAEKLKQEIPGL; the protein is encoded by the coding sequence ATGACAGTAGGAATCTACTTTGCTACAACAACAGGCAAAACTGAGGATATAGCTGAAAGGCTTCACGGCTTACTTGACTCAGCAGATGCTCCAAAGGATATTTCTGACGTTGATGACCTAAGTGAATTTGGTGGTCACGATGGAATTATTTGCGGAATTCCTACCTGGAACACCGGTGCTGATTCAGAAAGATCTGGCACTGCCTGGGATTCAATTCTTGAAGATATTGGAGAATTAGATCTTGGAGGAAAAAAAGTTGCGATTTTTGGACTAGGTGACTCCTCTACTTACACAGAAAACTACTGTGATGCGATGGAAGAACTTCACAGGTACTTCAAGCAAGCTGGCGCCACAATGGTTGGATATGTCAGTAAAGGTGACTATACATTTGACGAGTCAAAAAGTGTCGTAGGAGAAGATTTCTGCGGCCTGCCTCTAGATGAGGACAGCGAATCAGACATGACTGATTCACGAATTGCTACTTGGGCAGAAAAGTTAAAGCAAGAAATCCCAGGACTTTAA
- a CDS encoding CopG family transcriptional regulator produces the protein MNSRQSSGDEVLFPVTISIKAGTAKLLSQMAMDMGISIDDVLSVLAEDAAIDLENDLPYFHKDSIPDKCSKDDLLKALE, from the coding sequence ATGAACTCAAGACAGTCTTCTGGGGATGAGGTTTTATTCCCGGTAACCATTTCGATAAAAGCTGGAACAGCTAAGCTTTTATCGCAAATGGCTATGGATATGGGGATTAGCATCGACGATGTATTGAGCGTCTTAGCCGAAGATGCAGCTATTGACCTCGAAAATGATCTACCATATTTCCATAAAGATTCAATTCCAGATAAATGCAGTAAAGATGACTTACTAAAAGCCCTTGAATAA
- a CDS encoding glycosyltransferase family 39 protein — protein sequence MEEERIYLENKSRKRGLLFILFIGIILFFWELGSTGLFDETPPLFAAAGRAMHITGDWLTPRVNGLPRFDKPPLIYWLMGIIYALPFQDIWDPLGTWSARFPSAFSSLLMMLAIGKILILNPLKFDLYPRRTALIGSLAFALSPLVLIWSRIAVSDALLCSTLGINLLLQWKRYSNPCNQNWWSAWIFLSLAVLAKGPVAVVLTGMVLFFFGLFQNDYGRLINRIKPIKGILLTLVLSSPWYLLELLIEGKSFGESFFGYHNFQRFTSVVNSHQQPWWFFCLILVIGSLPFSSFLLFSLYKELKNIIRLDKRSIPIPEESLTNFAFCWLISVFILFTFAATKLPSYWLPATPAASILIAHYSINKENKSKSQNLLWILTCTICIFISLVLLLLPIWVEFINDPEMPNLGETLIDIAIGKKAFNLLFFSSIAAILIGLRFKNGRLLLIQIPLFIFQLYIINPMWKTGDYLRQLPLRQVSELIKSSKKTYEAVAMVGINKPSIHFYINKVVLYESNDVVALVNLSERLSIEKRDSWEGSPREPGGNENTFLMVIDKQTSDYNHWKDLNPELLGEFSVYKVWRLNRRDLDLRAKELQNQGVNADWQNPRPERL from the coding sequence ATGGAAGAAGAAAGAATTTACTTGGAAAATAAATCAAGAAAAAGAGGATTACTATTTATTCTTTTCATAGGAATTATTTTATTTTTTTGGGAGTTAGGTTCTACAGGCTTATTTGATGAAACTCCTCCTTTATTTGCAGCAGCGGGAAGGGCTATGCATATCACTGGGGATTGGCTTACACCAAGAGTTAATGGCTTGCCTCGTTTTGATAAGCCCCCATTAATTTATTGGTTGATGGGAATAATTTATGCACTACCTTTTCAAGATATATGGGATCCCCTTGGGACTTGGTCTGCTCGATTCCCCTCAGCATTCTCTTCACTATTGATGATGCTTGCAATAGGCAAAATATTAATACTAAATCCATTAAAATTTGATCTTTATCCGCGTAGAACTGCTCTTATAGGTTCACTTGCTTTTGCCCTTTCACCTTTAGTTTTAATTTGGAGTCGAATTGCTGTAAGCGATGCACTTCTTTGTAGCACTCTTGGAATTAATTTGCTTTTGCAATGGAAAAGATATTCAAATCCCTGTAATCAAAATTGGTGGTCAGCATGGATATTTTTATCTTTGGCAGTTCTTGCTAAGGGACCAGTAGCAGTAGTTCTTACTGGAATGGTGCTTTTTTTCTTTGGATTATTTCAAAATGATTATGGACGATTAATTAATCGAATAAAACCTATCAAGGGAATTTTACTAACTTTGGTTTTAAGTTCTCCTTGGTACCTACTAGAACTATTAATAGAAGGTAAATCTTTTGGAGAAAGTTTTTTTGGTTATCATAATTTTCAAAGATTTACTTCTGTTGTAAATAGTCATCAGCAACCGTGGTGGTTTTTTTGCTTAATTCTTGTAATTGGTTCATTACCTTTCTCTTCCTTTTTACTATTTAGCCTGTATAAAGAATTAAAGAATATTATTAGATTAGATAAAAGATCCATTCCTATACCAGAGGAATCTTTAACCAACTTTGCTTTTTGTTGGCTTATCTCTGTTTTTATATTATTCACATTTGCCGCTACTAAGTTACCTAGTTATTGGTTGCCAGCTACCCCTGCAGCTTCAATATTAATAGCACATTACTCTATAAATAAAGAAAACAAGTCAAAGTCTCAAAATCTACTTTGGATATTGACATGTACGATTTGTATTTTTATTTCTTTAGTTCTTTTACTCCTGCCAATTTGGGTGGAATTTATTAATGACCCAGAAATGCCAAATTTAGGAGAGACTTTGATTGATATTGCAATTGGGAAAAAGGCTTTTAATCTCCTCTTTTTCTCATCTATTGCTGCAATATTAATAGGATTAAGATTCAAAAATGGCAGATTACTTTTAATACAAATACCATTATTTATTTTTCAACTATACATAATAAATCCAATGTGGAAAACCGGAGATTATTTGAGACAACTGCCTTTACGTCAAGTTTCTGAGTTGATAAAGTCCAGCAAAAAAACTTATGAAGCTGTAGCAATGGTTGGAATTAATAAGCCATCAATTCATTTTTATATTAATAAAGTAGTTCTTTATGAATCAAATGATGTTGTGGCATTAGTTAATCTTTCTGAAAGATTATCTATTGAGAAAAGGGATAGTTGGGAAGGATCTCCTAGAGAACCAGGTGGTAATGAAAATACATTTTTGATGGTAATTGATAAGCAAACGAGTGATTATAATCACTGGAAAGACCTGAATCCAGAATTGCTTGGGGAGTTTAGTGTATATAAAGTTTGGAGATTAAATAGAAGAGATCTAGATCTTCGTGCTAAAGAATTGCAGAATCAAGGAGTTAATGCAGATTGGCAAAATCCAAGACCTGAGAGACTTTAG
- a CDS encoding glycosyltransferase family 4 protein has product MNSKSLNIVLVSTPIGYIGSGKGGGVELTLISLIRGLISLGHKVTLVAPEKSYLPSDCLGVEIKYVIGRDQLSWQHQQKEGPIEIPLGGVLPKLWEKTFEIAHNSDAILNFGYDWLPLWITRFVDLKIFHLISMSNESDVMKNIIKDLSKTHLHRLAFHSSRQASDYELEDHPTIVGNGFDLARYKFQSKTEGPLGWIGRVAPEKGLEDAVRVAEALGEKLLVWGLMEDKNYADRVNSLFPKKIINYRGFLSTDSLQKEIGTCRALINTPKWKEAYGNVLIEAMACGVPVVSYDRGGPGELIDQGFNGFLVPPDDIDSMILSVSKVNSIDRRNCRLWVEKSASKEVFAKKIEKWILEGLSEDLNNYQST; this is encoded by the coding sequence ATGAACTCAAAGTCTTTAAATATAGTTTTAGTTAGTACTCCAATAGGCTACATAGGGAGTGGCAAAGGAGGAGGAGTTGAACTTACATTAATCTCATTGATAAGAGGACTTATTTCCTTAGGCCATAAAGTAACTTTAGTAGCACCTGAAAAATCTTATTTACCATCAGATTGCTTGGGTGTCGAAATTAAATATGTGATAGGCAGAGATCAATTAAGTTGGCAACATCAACAAAAAGAAGGACCAATTGAGATCCCCTTAGGTGGTGTTTTGCCGAAATTGTGGGAAAAAACTTTTGAAATAGCTCACAATTCAGATGCTATCTTGAATTTTGGATATGATTGGCTTCCTTTGTGGATTACGCGCTTTGTAGATCTAAAGATTTTTCATTTAATAAGTATGAGTAACGAATCTGATGTAATGAAAAATATTATTAAAGACTTATCAAAAACTCATTTACATAGATTGGCTTTTCATTCTAGTCGTCAAGCTTCAGATTACGAACTAGAAGATCATCCAACCATTGTGGGTAATGGATTTGATTTAGCTCGATATAAATTTCAATCTAAAACAGAAGGACCTCTTGGTTGGATTGGGCGAGTTGCTCCAGAAAAAGGTCTAGAAGATGCGGTACGAGTAGCGGAAGCACTTGGTGAAAAACTTTTAGTTTGGGGATTAATGGAGGATAAAAATTATGCGGATAGAGTTAACTCATTATTCCCTAAAAAGATAATTAATTATAGAGGTTTTCTTTCAACTGATTCTTTGCAAAAAGAGATTGGTACTTGTAGAGCATTAATAAATACTCCTAAATGGAAAGAAGCCTATGGAAATGTTCTTATTGAGGCTATGGCTTGCGGAGTTCCAGTGGTTTCATATGATAGAGGTGGACCAGGCGAATTAATAGATCAAGGTTTTAATGGTTTTTTGGTTCCACCTGATGATATTGATTCAATGATACTTTCAGTATCTAAAGTTAATTCAATTGATCGGAGAAATTGTAGGCTTTGGGTAGAAAAATCTGCATCAAAAGAGGTTTTCGCAAAGAAAATAGAGAAGTGGATTTTAGAAGGCTTGTCTGAAGATTTAAATAACTATCAATCTACTTAA
- a CDS encoding DMT family transporter translates to MFVIWRWFLMVLPFALWGTSMAAMAPLVNSGGPEIVAFLRLLPAGLLVIFAAVILKRKIIISKGDLFWFLVFTLVDASLFQIFLAKGLSQTGAGLGSVLIDSQPLMVALLARAIFGDLINPIGWIGLILGLAGIICLGVPANFLNHWLLLGNAVSDGILLSHGELWMLAAALAMALGTVLIRFACKESDPVAVTGWHMALGSLPIIAWHSFNTVGSIWPDWTSFDWLLMLYASLFGSALAYGLFFWFANQLELTSFSTLAFLTPVFALFTGGIWLGERLELLQWVGVVMIFISVLLVSQRNRFWGKQASLDKSLEEGIT, encoded by the coding sequence ATGTTTGTAATTTGGCGCTGGTTTTTGATGGTCCTCCCATTTGCATTATGGGGCACTTCTATGGCCGCAATGGCCCCATTGGTAAATTCCGGAGGCCCAGAAATAGTAGCTTTTCTCAGACTTCTGCCTGCAGGTCTATTGGTGATTTTTGCCGCTGTAATTTTAAAAAGAAAAATAATTATTTCTAAAGGAGATTTGTTTTGGTTTTTAGTTTTTACTCTCGTTGATGCAAGTCTATTTCAGATTTTTTTAGCTAAAGGACTTTCTCAAACTGGTGCTGGCCTTGGATCGGTTTTAATTGATTCTCAGCCATTAATGGTCGCTCTTTTGGCGAGGGCAATTTTTGGTGATTTAATTAACCCTATTGGATGGATAGGGTTAATTCTTGGCTTGGCTGGGATTATTTGCTTAGGAGTGCCTGCAAATTTTCTTAATCATTGGTTGTTGCTAGGTAATGCTGTTTCGGATGGAATTTTATTGAGTCATGGAGAGCTTTGGATGCTTGCTGCGGCATTGGCTATGGCTTTAGGAACAGTTCTAATTAGGTTTGCATGTAAAGAAAGTGATCCAGTTGCTGTTACTGGTTGGCATATGGCTTTAGGAAGTTTGCCAATAATTGCTTGGCATTCTTTTAATACTGTTGGGTCTATTTGGCCTGATTGGACTTCTTTCGACTGGCTATTGATGCTTTACGCAAGTTTATTTGGTAGTGCTCTTGCGTATGGTTTGTTTTTCTGGTTTGCGAATCAATTAGAGCTTACTAGTTTTAGTACTTTAGCTTTCTTAACACCTGTATTTGCTCTTTTTACAGGAGGGATTTGGCTAGGAGAAAGGCTTGAACTTTTACAATGGGTAGGTGTCGTGATGATATTTATTTCAGTTCTTTTAGTAAGCCAGAGAAATCGTTTTTGGGGAAAACAAGCTTCTTTGGATAAATCTTTAGAAGAAGGTATTACTTAA
- the sppA gene encoding signal peptide peptidase SppA yields the protein MIWPFRRKSKRRMARIIIEGAINGATRKLVLKAIKQVEEREFPALLLRIDSPGGTVGDSQEIHKALLRLREKGCRVVASFGNISASGGVYVGVGAEKIVANPGTITGSIGVILRGNNLSKLLERIGIRFETIKSGTYKDILSPDRPLTEEERGLLQSLIDSSYEQFVNAVAEGRNLKPEEVKKFADGRVFTGSQAKDLGLVDEIGDEDHARIVAANLAEIDDKIEPITLGKPKKKILGFLPGSSFLFNLAELINMELSSNGQILWLFKP from the coding sequence ATGATCTGGCCTTTTAGAAGAAAATCAAAAAGAAGGATGGCACGGATCATCATTGAAGGAGCCATCAATGGTGCAACACGTAAGCTAGTCCTTAAAGCTATTAAGCAGGTCGAGGAAAGAGAGTTCCCTGCACTATTGCTTAGAATAGATAGTCCTGGGGGCACTGTTGGGGATAGCCAGGAAATTCACAAGGCTCTGCTAAGGCTTAGAGAAAAAGGCTGTCGAGTGGTAGCAAGTTTTGGGAATATATCAGCTTCTGGAGGCGTTTACGTGGGAGTTGGAGCAGAGAAAATAGTTGCCAATCCTGGAACCATTACTGGCTCAATCGGTGTAATTCTAAGAGGTAATAATCTGTCAAAGTTGCTTGAAAGAATAGGTATCCGCTTTGAAACAATAAAAAGTGGCACTTATAAAGATATTCTCTCGCCAGATCGTCCACTAACAGAAGAAGAAAGGGGATTACTTCAATCCCTAATTGATAGCAGCTATGAACAATTTGTTAATGCAGTCGCCGAAGGTAGAAACCTAAAGCCGGAAGAAGTGAAAAAATTTGCAGATGGAAGAGTTTTCACTGGAAGTCAGGCTAAGGATCTTGGATTAGTTGATGAGATTGGCGATGAAGATCACGCAAGGATTGTCGCTGCCAATCTGGCTGAAATAGACGACAAAATTGAACCTATTACACTTGGTAAACCTAAAAAGAAAATCCTTGGATTTCTTCCAGGAAGTAGTTTTTTATTCAATTTAGCTGAACTAATAAATATGGAACTGTCATCTAATGGACAAATACTTTGGCTTTTTAAGCCTTAA
- the aroH gene encoding chorismate mutase — translation MNNSETLVLQALRGAITCSKNSTESIANAVNELIDELVVRNNLKPEQIVSITFSVTRDLDACFPASIARKQPGWEKIALLDCQQMYVKSDLENCIRILAHTWLPSEQTPKHPYLGKATTLRPDR, via the coding sequence ATGAACAATAGTGAAACCTTAGTTCTCCAAGCTTTAAGGGGAGCTATTACATGCAGCAAAAACTCAACTGAATCAATAGCAAATGCTGTCAATGAACTTATAGATGAATTAGTCGTCAGAAATAATCTCAAGCCCGAACAAATTGTGTCAATAACCTTTTCAGTAACTAGAGATCTTGATGCATGCTTTCCAGCTTCAATAGCTAGAAAACAACCTGGTTGGGAAAAAATCGCCTTACTAGATTGCCAACAAATGTATGTAAAAAGTGATCTTGAAAATTGTATAAGAATTCTTGCTCATACATGGCTACCATCTGAACAAACTCCAAAACATCCTTATCTAGGAAAAGCAACTACACTTCGTCCAGACAGATAA
- a CDS encoding DUF2808 domain-containing protein, with the protein MLSIKKILRRKNILKVGIAAGLLVSCFYFEAINKQEAAIASGMAEFRWGGNDNYKPLKFLQRGDERLERATYFFFLKKNQRKTAILKLSLKFPEHFKARIKPKNIRVCQVRVGGFTEKSKCLKNVPATIEIDKQMKNIDIFPDTPIPANNKAYAVVLKIFNPRKSGMYQINAFSQSPGELPVSLYLGSYVITIK; encoded by the coding sequence ATGCTTTCCATTAAAAAAATTTTAAGAAGAAAGAATATATTAAAGGTTGGTATAGCAGCTGGTTTACTAGTTTCTTGTTTTTATTTTGAAGCAATAAATAAACAAGAAGCTGCTATTGCCTCAGGAATGGCCGAGTTCCGCTGGGGTGGGAATGATAATTATAAACCTCTCAAATTCCTACAAAGAGGAGATGAAAGATTAGAGCGTGCTACTTATTTTTTCTTTCTAAAAAAGAATCAAAGAAAAACTGCAATATTAAAACTATCCTTAAAGTTTCCAGAACATTTTAAGGCAAGAATAAAACCAAAAAATATTCGAGTTTGTCAGGTTAGAGTTGGAGGCTTTACTGAAAAATCAAAGTGTTTAAAAAACGTTCCTGCCACAATTGAAATTGACAAACAAATGAAAAATATAGATATATTTCCTGATACTCCAATTCCAGCGAATAATAAAGCTTATGCAGTAGTTCTAAAAATCTTCAATCCAAGAAAAAGTGGAATGTATCAAATAAATGCTTTCTCTCAATCTCCTGGCGAACTTCCTGTTTCACTATATTTAGGAAGCTACGTTATTACGATTAAGTGA
- the rpmH gene encoding 50S ribosomal protein L34, protein MTKRTLGGTSRKRKRVSGFRVRMRTHTGKRVIRSRRKRGRTRIAV, encoded by the coding sequence ATGACAAAAAGAACACTCGGTGGGACAAGCAGAAAAAGAAAAAGAGTTTCAGGATTCCGAGTAAGGATGAGGACTCACACTGGTAAAAGAGTTATTAGGTCTAGGCGTAAAAGAGGAAGGACTCGCATAGCAGTTTGA
- the rnpA gene encoding ribonuclease P protein component: MVLTKSLRLSGYKCFDYLHQQGFRFHGKLMTLRTVTPKPILLKKKNRQSQSAQSKFKCAISISHKVSKKAVTRNKLRRLLHDHLRNKISRIKNQPNAWALITLKPSSAPYESHEFLLKECDRLLSKAGLFR; this comes from the coding sequence ATGGTTCTAACGAAATCCCTAAGGCTTAGTGGCTATAAGTGTTTTGACTATTTGCATCAACAAGGTTTTAGGTTTCATGGAAAGTTAATGACACTTAGAACCGTTACTCCAAAACCAATTTTGCTAAAAAAGAAAAATCGCCAGTCCCAGTCCGCTCAAAGCAAATTTAAATGTGCAATTTCAATAAGTCATAAGGTAAGTAAGAAAGCCGTTACTAGAAATAAGCTAAGGAGACTTTTGCATGATCATTTAAGAAATAAAATTAGTAGAATCAAAAATCAACCTAATGCTTGGGCACTTATTACTCTTAAACCTAGTAGCGCTCCATACGAAAGTCATGAATTTTTGCTAAAAGAGTGCGACAGGCTACTTTCTAAAGCGGGATTGTTTCGATGA
- a CDS encoding PH domain-containing protein: MKNSSEKTFYEGGPSKADLIINLLAGFTLIGLPFTVGAIVRALWLRFKITNKRISVTGGWLGRDKTQLVYSQIAEVRSIPRGLGSYGDMVLVLKDGARLEMRSIPNFRETEAFIIGNLKQPIRKAEEENAKGFSA, translated from the coding sequence ATGAAGAATTCTTCAGAAAAGACTTTTTATGAAGGTGGGCCCTCTAAAGCTGATCTAATTATCAACCTTTTAGCGGGATTTACTTTAATAGGTCTTCCTTTTACTGTTGGAGCAATAGTAAGAGCTTTATGGCTTCGTTTTAAAATTACAAATAAAAGGATTTCTGTAACTGGAGGATGGCTAGGAAGAGATAAAACGCAACTTGTTTATAGTCAAATTGCAGAAGTCAGATCAATCCCAAGAGGTCTAGGGTCTTATGGGGACATGGTTTTAGTCCTTAAAGATGGAGCAAGACTAGAAATGAGGTCAATTCCAAATTTTCGTGAAACAGAGGCATTTATTATCGGAAATTTAAAACAACCAATTAGAAAAGCTGAAGAAGAAAATGCAAAAGGCTTCTCGGCCTAA
- the yidC gene encoding membrane protein insertase YidC, protein MIGYISDNLLIPILDFFYGLVPSYGLAIVALTIVIRLALFPLSAGSIRSARRMKIAQPVMQKRQAEIKSRYSNNPQKQQEELGKLMSEFGSPLAGCLPLLVQMPILFALFATLRGSPFADVPYLVNLKILPSDQIAAVEPKPFKTAKHSIFITEKDHFPVIASLPGGTKIGTGDTVNINLQTLSGESYSKALTKYENGKKFQANWRVTKGEGLVKVNSDGTVNAISPGDATIEAKIPGLAAKSGFLFIKALGQVGFYVNGSINWDIAILVGGFGLTLLLSQTLSGQGMPANPQQSTANKITPIMITGMFLFFPLPAGVLLYMVIANIFQALQTFLLSKEALPDNLQKILDEQIAQQGKTSLATPQGVIQDTDRLPFEPKSKK, encoded by the coding sequence GTGATCGGTTACATCTCAGACAATTTACTAATTCCTATTCTAGATTTCTTCTATGGATTGGTACCAAGCTATGGCTTAGCCATAGTCGCGTTAACAATAGTTATTAGACTGGCATTATTTCCTTTAAGCGCTGGTTCTATAAGAAGTGCTCGTCGTATGAAAATAGCGCAGCCTGTCATGCAAAAGCGTCAGGCTGAAATTAAAAGTCGTTATTCCAATAACCCTCAAAAACAACAGGAAGAACTTGGCAAATTAATGAGTGAATTTGGAAGTCCTCTTGCAGGTTGTCTTCCTCTATTAGTTCAAATGCCGATTCTTTTTGCATTATTTGCAACACTTAGAGGATCGCCCTTCGCAGATGTTCCATATTTAGTAAATTTAAAAATTCTTCCTTCCGATCAAATTGCTGCAGTAGAACCAAAACCTTTTAAGACTGCAAAACACTCCATATTCATAACAGAAAAGGATCATTTCCCAGTTATTGCTTCACTTCCAGGTGGAACAAAAATTGGCACTGGAGATACAGTTAACATAAATCTTCAAACTCTAAGTGGAGAAAGTTACTCAAAAGCCCTTACTAAATATGAAAATGGCAAAAAGTTTCAAGCAAATTGGCGAGTAACCAAAGGAGAGGGTCTAGTAAAAGTAAATTCAGATGGGACAGTAAATGCTATATCACCAGGAGATGCAACCATCGAAGCCAAAATACCTGGATTGGCAGCTAAGAGTGGATTTCTTTTTATAAAAGCGCTAGGTCAAGTTGGGTTTTATGTTAATGGTTCAATTAATTGGGATATTGCAATACTAGTTGGAGGCTTTGGATTAACTCTTTTACTTTCTCAAACCCTTTCAGGGCAAGGGATGCCAGCAAATCCCCAGCAATCAACTGCCAATAAAATTACTCCTATAATGATTACAGGGATGTTTTTATTCTTCCCTCTACCCGCCGGTGTACTTTTGTATATGGTTATTGCAAATATCTTCCAGGCACTTCAAACATTTTTATTAAGCAAAGAAGCTTTACCAGATAACTTGCAGAAGATTCTAGATGAACAAATTGCACAACAAGGTAAAACATCCCTTGCAACTCCTCAAGGAGTTATTCAAGATACAGATAGACTTCCTTTTGAACCAAAAAGTAAAAAATAA
- a CDS encoding AAA family ATPase — protein sequence MKDWEKNLDLLIRSRTPLIFIRSNEEIRVQKLLEESSKRMHPRRLAIWDYIKGIEGLINSKGIAAKQPIAVLQWLQNVESNNPTTLLLKDFHRFCDDPGISRMLKNLSYELKQTPHNIVLCSGSWTPPIDLDDSLTILDLPLPKQSELKILLANIASSSGSPLANEVLEELTRACSGLSESRVRQVAARALAQRGKMGKEDLVEVLAEKRQNIARSEVLEYCETTATEADIGGLDALKGWLSQRYMAFSEEAKAFGLPLPRGVLLLGPQGTGKSLTAKAIADSWSMPLLRLDVGRLFAGLVGASEARTRETIQRAEAMAPCILWIDEIDKAFGGDSRSDGGTSQRVLANILTWMSEKKSAVFVVATANAIDRLPGELLRKGRFDEIFMLDLPTSEERFSILNLHIQQRRPSLEINLQAIVDRTNGFSGAELEQTVIEGMHFAFAEKRELQETDLILACSQLVPLSRTAKEQLESLKEWSSTGRARPASIHINF from the coding sequence ATGAAAGACTGGGAAAAAAATCTAGATCTTTTAATCAGGTCAAGAACTCCTCTTATTTTTATAAGAAGCAATGAAGAAATAAGGGTACAAAAATTATTAGAAGAATCATCGAAAAGAATGCATCCCCGTCGTTTAGCTATTTGGGACTATATAAAAGGAATCGAAGGATTAATTAACTCTAAAGGGATTGCTGCCAAGCAGCCAATTGCTGTTCTCCAATGGCTTCAGAATGTTGAATCAAATAATCCAACCACACTCTTACTTAAGGATTTTCATCGTTTTTGTGATGATCCTGGAATTTCTCGTATGCTCAAAAATTTGTCCTACGAGCTAAAGCAAACACCGCATAACATTGTCTTATGTTCTGGCAGTTGGACCCCGCCTATTGACTTAGATGATTCATTAACAATTCTAGATTTACCTTTACCTAAACAATCTGAACTAAAAATCTTATTAGCGAATATTGCAAGTTCAAGTGGTTCGCCCTTAGCGAATGAAGTTCTAGAAGAGTTAACAAGAGCTTGCAGTGGTCTTAGCGAATCAAGAGTTAGACAAGTAGCCGCTAGAGCATTAGCCCAGAGAGGCAAAATGGGTAAAGAAGATTTAGTAGAAGTCCTTGCAGAGAAGCGTCAGAACATCGCTAGAAGTGAGGTCCTAGAATATTGCGAAACTACCGCTACTGAGGCTGATATTGGAGGATTAGATGCACTTAAAGGCTGGCTTTCTCAAAGATATATGGCTTTTTCAGAAGAAGCAAAGGCTTTTGGACTTCCTTTGCCAAGGGGAGTTTTACTCTTAGGCCCTCAAGGTACAGGGAAATCATTAACTGCCAAAGCAATCGCAGATAGTTGGTCCATGCCTTTACTTAGACTTGATGTAGGAAGACTTTTTGCTGGGCTAGTAGGTGCAAGTGAGGCCAGGACAAGGGAAACAATACAAAGGGCAGAAGCTATGGCACCATGCATTCTATGGATAGATGAGATTGACAAGGCCTTTGGAGGAGATTCCAGAAGTGATGGAGGAACAAGCCAAAGAGTTCTTGCAAATATCCTTACTTGGATGTCAGAGAAAAAGTCAGCTGTTTTCGTAGTTGCAACGGCAAATGCAATTGATCGATTACCAGGAGAGCTCTTAAGGAAAGGAAGATTTGATGAAATTTTTATGCTTGACCTTCCAACTTCTGAAGAAAGATTCAGCATACTCAATCTTCATATTCAACAAAGACGACCAAGCTTAGAAATTAATCTTCAAGCAATTGTCGATAGAACAAATGGATTCTCCGGAGCTGAACTTGAACAAACTGTTATTGAAGGAATGCATTTTGCATTTGCAGAAAAAAGAGAGCTTCAGGAAACTGATTTAATTCTTGCCTGTTCACAATTGGTTCCCCTTTCCAGAACAGCAAAGGAACAACTTGAATCTCTAAAAGAATGGTCTTCAACTGGCAGAGCAAGACCTGCCTCAATTCATATAAATTTTTAA